Genomic segment of Sinorhizobium meliloti:
GCCGGCGGGCCCCTTGATCACGTCATGGGTGGCAGGCAAGAATATAGCGTCGTCCGTGTAGAACGCCGCGATGGCTTTTGCGTCCGCATTGTTGAATGCTGCGTCCCACGCCGAGTAGGCGGCCTTTACGTCGTCGCCGGGGTCGGCCTTGGCAGAGGCGAGCGAAAAGAGGCAAATGCCGAACGCGACGAACATGGCAGTCAGAAGTCTAGCCATGGCATCCTCCCAAAAGGATGGCGGCATGGAATGTAGATGCCGTCTTACAGAAGAATACGCTCCGATTGCCGGGGTGTTAACCTACCCATTCGGGTGGCGATGATTGGGCTGATTTCGAAGCAGGGTCGCCGGGCCGTCGGCTTCCTTTGTGACCGGATAAGGTCGAAGCCTGCCCCAACGAAGCGCCGCTTATGGCATGCTCGGCGGCGCGATGAACTGGTAGTACGCCCACACCAGGACCAGCCCAGCTATAACGGCAAGCCAGGTAAGCGCCTTCCGCCGCACTGGAGCGACCGCTCTCGGCTGCGGCTTCGATTTCCGTCGCTCAAATTTAATGATCTTGTCGTCGCTCATGTGGTCCTCTTCTCAGCGGTGGACGTAGTATCATACTGTTGCCGGCTCGTTCGAAACAAACATGGACAAATCGTATCCCCAAAAAGGAGCACAGCGTGACCCAGTTATCGGAGGCGGACGTTGCGGCCCGATGGAACGACAATGCCGATCAATGGGCACATGATGTTCGACAGGGTTACGATACCTATCGAGACCTATTCACGCTCCCGGCATTCCTGGCCTTCCTTCCCTCAATCAGCGGCTTGGACGTGATCGACTTCGGCTGCGGCGAAGCTTCCAATACGAGACGGTTCGCCGCAATGGGCGCTCGCATGACCGGCATCGATCTTTCGGAGCAGATGATCTGCCATGCTCGCGCTATTGAAGAGCAGCAGCCGCTCGGCATCCATTACGCGATTAAATCTTATAGCCAGAACACCGGTTTCGAGGATGCCTCCTTCGATGCCGTCGTCTCAACCATGGCATTGATGGATGGGCCGGACTTCCCAGCCGCCATGCGGGAGGCATTCAGGTTGCTGCGCCCCGGCGGGTTTATCGCCTTCAGCATCCTGCACCCCTGTTTCATCACTCCCGGGTTGCGATGGCAGAAGGAGGGCGACGGGAGGGCGACGGGGCTGGTGGTGTCGCGCTATTTCGATCAAACCGATTTCGTCGAGAGATGGCGCTTTGGCGACCGACCGAGCGACGATGACGTCGTGCCGTTTGAGGTGCCACGCTTTCCCCGCACTATCGGCGAATATCTCAACGGCGTCGCTGATGCCGGGTTTCGTATCGTCGAAGTCCGCGAGCCGCAGCCGACGGCGGAGGCATGCGAGCTCGCACCTCGTTTCATCAGATGGCGCGATCTGGCCGCATTCCTGCTCATGATCCGGGCCGAACGTCGTGCGTGACAGGTCACGCGCCCTTGCAATCGGACGGATCGCTAGAGAGCCCAGCTATCCAGCCATTCTCGTTGCCGTAAACGAACTTCGGCGGGGACCTTTGTCAATGCTGGAGAAATCCGGGATGCGTCACAGACGGGATCGAAAGAGGGCCGCTTTGGCGGCACCCCCTTTTGAGTGCTTATGCGAAGATGAAGTCTGCGCTCGAGAAACTGGTAGCGGTGATAACGCCGTTCTGATCGTCAACGAGAACTGAAAACTCGCGTCCACCGGAATCAAAGCCCTTCACCAGCACGTCACCGCCAGCGGTATCGTACGCGTAGATCGTACCTGCCGCGCCAGTATTGGAATACAATTTAACCCCAAGCTTCTCGATGACAAACATGTCGAGACCATCCTGAAAGTCCATCACCGAATCCTGATCAGTCAGTACCGTCGGCCCTCGAAAGACAAAGCGGTCGGCGTCGGCTCCGCCCCAGAGTACGTCCCTTCCCCCATCGCCGGAGATTGTGTCTCCGCCAGCGTCGCCATAGAGGGTGTCATTTCCCGCCCCGCCGATCAGGCGATCATGACCGTTGCCGCCACTCAGATCATCGTCGCCGGCGCCGCCTGTGAGAATGTCATCTCCGTCATCCCCGAACGCCCGATCGTTGCCCGCCCCCACGGAAATTCTGTCATTGCCTCTACCGCCATACGCCTCATCGGTCCCCCCTTCCGAATCCAACACATCATTGCCGTCGCCGCCGTCCAGGTAATTGTCACCGTTACCGCCATCGACGATGTCGTTTCCGCTCCCGCCGTACATACGGTCGTTCCCCGACTGGCCCTTAAGGGCGTCATCGCCGCCTTCGCCATAGATTATATCATTGCCTGCGCCGCCGCTGACCGCCTGCTGCGTCAATTTCCCAGTTGCAGGGTTCACGCGGTTATTGAAGCCGTCATTTCCCGCGCCAGCGAAGATGATGTCGTCACCATCACCAGCATCGATATACTCTTCGCCATTGCCACCGTAGATTACATCGTTACCACGGCCACCCAGAAAGTGGTCATGGCCTTCACCGCCATGCAACGTGTCATTGCCATCTCCACCATCGGAAATGTCGTTTCCTCGTCCGCCAAAGAACGTGTCGTTCCCAGCCCCACCTTTGAATCGATCGTCGCCATCGCCACCTTCGGCATAGTCATTCCCGGCACCGCCCTCGATATAGTCGTTGCCATCGCCACCGTAGAGTTTATCGTCGCCGAGACCGCCGGAGAGATAGTCGTTGCCGGCGCCGCCCTCGACATTATCGTGGCCATCGCCACCGTAGAGCTTATCATCGCCCTGCCCGCCGTAGAGATAATCGTCGCCTGCATAACCCCAAATCTCGTTGTTGCCAAAAAGACCACGGATGATGTCGGCCAAGCTTGTTCCGCGTAAAAGCATTCTATCCCCTCCGGGTGGGCGACGGCAGAGCGCTCATGACGTGAGTTAGCATAGCGCTACCTGCCAAGTTTCTAAGGCCTCAAACCGAAAGAGACTATTCGGGCGGATGGACTAGACCACTTGGTTGATATGGACAGTCCTGATTTGGGGACAGAGTCCTATAGCCGCCGACGAGAGCGCAACGGCTCATGAGTTGATGGCGATGTAAGGCTGGGCTCGACTCGCAATGGCCGAGATCTACACGAAAGAAGCGGAAAAAAAGCGCCAAGGCAGCCTCGGAACGCCTTGCGAACAGAATGTAGGTCGCACCTATAACCCCGACCGGTCGCACCTCAACTAGAATCAATGACTTAGAGGGTGGTTTGGCGACCCCTGCAGGACTCGAACCTGCGACAACCTGCTTAGAAGGCAGGTGCTCTATCCAGCTGAGCTAAGGGGCCGTCTCAGCACGTGAGCCTCAATGGGTCCAGGGCTGCATCCGGTTGAAACGGAAATTGTCCGAATAGGAAACATTCTTGCGAGCCGCATCCTTGGGCGCGATCACGCGATACTCGATGCCATTGCGCTCGGCATAGGCGATCGCCTGCTCAGCACTCTCGAAGGTCAGGCGAACCTGCTGCCGGGTGTCGGCGGAACTCGTGTAGCCCATGATCGGGTCGATCGTGCGCGGTCTTTCCTGATCGAACTCCAGCACCCACAGATGCGTCTTGGCCTTGCCGGACTGCATTGCTGTCTTTGCGGGGCGATAGATCTTCGCGGACATTGTTCTTAACAGCTCCCGTTGACCAAGAGATCAATGTTTTCACGTGATTGGATGGTCGGAGTGGAGAGATTCGAACTCCCGACCCTCTGGTCCCAAACCAGATGCGCTACCAGACTGCGCTACACTCCGCACCACGAAGGCGGAGATACACGCTTCGCCCTGCGGCTGCAACAGCAAATTTCGAGGCTGGCGCGGAGCCGGCGAATGCTTCAGTTCGCCCGCTCCGCTGCCGGAAGTCCCGCGCCTTCGAGCCTGTCGCCGGGGCTGATGCCGAGTCGCTTCACGGTTCCGGCGTTAAGCTCGAGCACGTAGGCCACCGGTTCCCTGGAATCGATAATGGCTTCGGAATGCGGAACCGCGTTCTCATGGATGGTACGGATGACGCCGTCACGCGCGATGAAGAGCATGTCGAGCGGCAGATAGGTGTTCTTCATCCACATCATCACCGGCCGCGTCTCGCCGAAATCGAACAGCATGCCGTGATCCGGCGCCATCTGCCGGCGATACATCAGCCCCTGC
This window contains:
- a CDS encoding class I SAM-dependent methyltransferase, with amino-acid sequence MTQLSEADVAARWNDNADQWAHDVRQGYDTYRDLFTLPAFLAFLPSISGLDVIDFGCGEASNTRRFAAMGARMTGIDLSEQMICHARAIEEQQPLGIHYAIKSYSQNTGFEDASFDAVVSTMALMDGPDFPAAMREAFRLLRPGGFIAFSILHPCFITPGLRWQKEGDGRATGLVVSRYFDQTDFVERWRFGDRPSDDDVVPFEVPRFPRTIGEYLNGVADAGFRIVEVREPQPTAEACELAPRFIRWRDLAAFLLMIRAERRA
- a CDS encoding calcium-binding protein; the encoded protein is MLLRGTSLADIIRGLFGNNEIWGYAGDDYLYGGQGDDKLYGGDGHDNVEGGAGNDYLSGGLGDDKLYGGDGNDYIEGGAGNDYAEGGDGDDRFKGGAGNDTFFGGRGNDISDGGDGNDTLHGGEGHDHFLGGRGNDVIYGGNGEEYIDAGDGDDIIFAGAGNDGFNNRVNPATGKLTQQAVSGGAGNDIIYGEGGDDALKGQSGNDRMYGGSGNDIVDGGNGDNYLDGGDGNDVLDSEGGTDEAYGGRGNDRISVGAGNDRAFGDDGDDILTGGAGDDDLSGGNGHDRLIGGAGNDTLYGDAGGDTISGDGGRDVLWGGADADRFVFRGPTVLTDQDSVMDFQDGLDMFVIEKLGVKLYSNTGAAGTIYAYDTAGGDVLVKGFDSGGREFSVLVDDQNGVITATSFSSADFIFA
- a CDS encoding ETC complex I subunit; the protein is MSAKIYRPAKTAMQSGKAKTHLWVLEFDQERPRTIDPIMGYTSSADTRQQVRLTFESAEQAIAYAERNGIEYRVIAPKDAARKNVSYSDNFRFNRMQPWTH
- a CDS encoding DUF192 domain-containing protein — protein: MPGVVGIAARSALTALFLLSLLVASAMAEVSFAKERVRLITASGRTHDLTVELATQPDQREQGLMYRRQMAPDHGMLFDFGETRPVMMWMKNTYLPLDMLFIARDGVIRTIHENAVPHSEAIIDSREPVAYVLELNAGTVKRLGISPGDRLEGAGLPAAERAN